A window from Brucella sp. BE17 encodes these proteins:
- the pssA gene encoding CDP-diacylglycerol--serine O-phosphatidyltransferase: MEPPFPPFDPNGRTDTSRGPKLRQIPLRLIIPNVITVLAICAGLTGIRLAFENRFELAVVMVLVAAFLDGVDGRIARMMKSSSKFGAQMDSLADIVNFGVAPALVLYAFMLDQARSFGWIAALLYAIACCLRLARFNVMLEDSNRPAWQNNYFIGVPAPAGAMLVLLPVYLGFLGLTPTRGLAFGVAIYTVIIACLLVSRLPVYNGKSAGILVRRDMVMPLILLVVVYVAFLMSFTWQTLTLTAFAYLIFLPFSLASWNRRESADREAKTPSAEN, from the coding sequence ATGGAGCCACCCTTCCCACCTTTTGATCCCAATGGTCGCACGGATACATCGCGCGGCCCTAAGCTCAGGCAGATACCGCTGCGTCTCATTATTCCGAATGTCATCACGGTGCTTGCCATCTGTGCGGGCCTAACCGGCATCCGTCTTGCCTTTGAGAACCGGTTCGAGCTGGCCGTGGTCATGGTGCTGGTTGCAGCCTTTCTCGACGGTGTCGACGGACGCATTGCGCGTATGATGAAAAGTTCGTCGAAATTCGGCGCGCAGATGGATTCGCTCGCCGATATCGTCAATTTCGGTGTGGCACCGGCTCTGGTGCTTTATGCGTTCATGCTCGATCAGGCGCGTTCCTTCGGCTGGATCGCGGCCCTTCTTTATGCCATTGCCTGCTGCCTGCGTCTGGCGCGTTTCAATGTGATGCTGGAAGACAGCAACCGTCCTGCATGGCAGAACAATTATTTTATAGGTGTTCCCGCACCTGCCGGTGCCATGCTGGTGCTGCTGCCGGTTTATCTCGGCTTCCTTGGCCTCACGCCGACGCGAGGGCTGGCCTTTGGCGTTGCTATTTATACGGTGATCATCGCTTGCCTGCTGGTGAGCCGCCTGCCGGTTTATAATGGCAAATCCGCCGGTATTCTGGTGCGGCGCGACATGGTGATGCCGCTGATCCTGTTGGTTGTCGTCTATGTGGCGTTCTTGATGAGCTTTACATGGCAGACGCTGACATTGACGGCATTTGCCTATCTCATCTTCTTGCCGTTTAGCCTTGCCTCATGGAACCGCCGCGAAAGTGCTGACCGCGAAGCGAAAACGCCGTCAGCGGAAAACTGA
- a CDS encoding CvpA family protein — protein sequence MPITILDGILLGITLVSAVLAMVRGFSREVLSLVSWAAAAVAAYLFYKPLLPYIKPYISNDTIAMIAAMALVFLLVLIVVSLITMKIADFIIDSRIGALDRTLGFLFGAARGVLLVVVALLVFNSLVPQNQPGWITNAKSKPMLDSFGQQLRGLLPEDPNAVVDRLRPQQNVPTTGEQQETPVPDDTPAEP from the coding sequence ATGCCGATAACCATTCTCGATGGAATTTTACTTGGGATAACGCTGGTATCAGCCGTTCTGGCGATGGTACGCGGCTTTTCCCGCGAAGTGCTGTCACTTGTTTCCTGGGCCGCGGCAGCGGTCGCCGCCTATCTTTTCTATAAGCCGCTGCTGCCCTATATCAAACCCTATATCAGCAACGATACGATCGCCATGATCGCAGCCATGGCTTTGGTGTTCCTTTTGGTGCTGATCGTGGTTTCGCTGATCACCATGAAGATTGCCGATTTCATTATCGACAGCCGCATTGGTGCGCTTGATCGTACGCTGGGGTTCTTGTTTGGTGCAGCACGCGGCGTTCTCCTGGTGGTGGTAGCGCTTCTGGTGTTCAATTCACTGGTTCCGCAGAACCAGCCCGGTTGGATCACCAATGCCAAGTCGAAGCCAATGCTCGATTCGTTCGGCCAACAGCTTCGCGGTCTTCTGCCCGAGGATCCGAACGCAGTGGTCGACAGACTGCGCCCACAGCAAAATGTGCCCACGACTGGCGAGCAGCAGGAAACGCCTGTTCCCGACGACACACCGGCCGAACCATAA
- a CDS encoding metalloregulator ArsR/SmtB family transcription factor encodes MLQSEDDDAAARIYAALGHPVRLVILRQLLLEQTCCCKDIVGRLDLAQSTVSQHLKVLVQAGLVDYRPERQTSRYSVKGEQLDAIRKHLAAFAIKKCEG; translated from the coding sequence ATGTTGCAGTCGGAAGACGACGATGCGGCAGCGCGTATTTATGCAGCACTCGGTCATCCTGTTCGCCTTGTCATCCTGCGTCAGCTGCTGCTGGAACAGACCTGTTGCTGCAAGGATATTGTTGGCAGGCTCGATTTGGCCCAGTCGACCGTTTCGCAGCATCTCAAAGTGCTGGTGCAGGCGGGGCTGGTTGATTACCGGCCCGAACGCCAGACCTCACGCTATAGCGTGAAGGGCGAGCAGCTTGATGCGATCCGCAAGCATCTTGCGGCATTCGCCATCAAAAAATGCGAAGGTTAA
- a CDS encoding ABC transporter ATP-binding protein/permease, translated as MSDIKTVSADSGETLKTLRNLWPYMWPSDRPDLRMRVVWATFYLVISKIVLILVPYFFKWVTNALNGQLDAPDFIPLILTGAVMLVLAYNVSRIVQAGLNQLRDALFAKVGQYAVRQLAYKTFVHMHELSLRFHLERRTGGLSRVIERGTKGIETIVRFTILNTLPTVLEFALTAVIFAFAYGFSYLVVVAATVWLYTWFTIKASDWRINIRREMNDSDTDANTKAIDSLLNFETVKYFGNEAMEAKRFDASMARYEKAATQTWTSLGWLNFGQAVIFGVGMAAVMVMSALEVRAGTQTLGDFVFINALLMQLSVPLNFIGFIYREIRQGLTDIEQMFDLLDVKQEVSDEAGAKPLQVGKGAIRFDDVHFAYDANRPILKGISFEVPAGKTVAIVGPSGAGKSTISRLLFRFYDVQSGSVTIDGQDVRHVTQESLRKTIGMVPQDTVLFNDTIAYNIRYGRTDANDTEVERAAELAQIAGFIKHLPEGYGAMVGERGLKLSGGEKQRVAIARTILKAPPILILDEATSALDTATEQEIQSALDIVSRGRTTLVIAHRLSTVIGTDEIIVLKDGQIAERGTHRELLLHKGLYASMWDRQLEASAAEERLRQVRESDDLGVVQRGAPAAE; from the coding sequence ATGAGTGATATTAAAACCGTTTCTGCCGATTCCGGCGAAACACTGAAAACCTTACGCAATCTCTGGCCCTATATGTGGCCGTCGGACAGGCCGGACCTGCGCATGCGCGTGGTCTGGGCGACCTTTTATCTGGTCATTTCCAAGATCGTGCTGATCCTTGTGCCCTATTTCTTCAAATGGGTCACCAATGCGCTCAATGGCCAGCTCGACGCACCAGATTTCATACCTTTGATCCTGACTGGCGCAGTCATGCTGGTGCTGGCCTATAATGTTTCGCGTATCGTGCAGGCGGGCCTCAACCAGTTGCGCGATGCGCTGTTTGCCAAGGTCGGCCAATATGCTGTACGTCAGCTTGCTTATAAAACCTTCGTGCATATGCATGAGCTTTCGCTGCGCTTTCATCTCGAGCGACGCACCGGTGGCCTGTCGCGTGTCATCGAACGCGGCACCAAGGGCATTGAAACCATTGTCCGTTTCACCATCCTCAACACTCTGCCGACAGTGCTGGAATTTGCGCTGACGGCAGTGATCTTTGCTTTCGCCTACGGCTTTTCCTATCTGGTCGTGGTGGCGGCGACTGTATGGCTCTATACGTGGTTTACCATCAAGGCGAGCGACTGGCGCATCAACATCCGCCGCGAGATGAACGATTCCGATACCGACGCCAACACCAAGGCGATCGACTCGCTTTTGAACTTCGAGACGGTCAAATATTTTGGCAATGAGGCCATGGAAGCCAAACGTTTCGACGCCTCCATGGCGCGCTATGAAAAGGCGGCGACGCAGACCTGGACCTCGCTCGGCTGGCTCAATTTCGGCCAGGCTGTGATTTTTGGTGTCGGTATGGCAGCCGTCATGGTCATGTCGGCACTTGAAGTCAGGGCAGGGACACAGACGCTCGGCGATTTCGTGTTCATCAATGCGCTTTTGATGCAGCTTTCGGTACCGCTCAATTTCATCGGTTTCATCTATCGCGAAATCCGTCAGGGGCTGACGGATATCGAGCAGATGTTTGACCTTCTCGATGTGAAGCAGGAAGTCAGCGACGAGGCGGGTGCGAAACCCTTGCAGGTTGGCAAAGGTGCAATCCGCTTTGACGATGTGCATTTCGCCTATGATGCCAATCGCCCGATTTTGAAGGGCATTAGTTTCGAGGTGCCTGCGGGCAAGACGGTGGCAATTGTCGGCCCGTCGGGTGCAGGGAAATCCACCATATCGCGGCTTTTGTTCCGCTTTTATGATGTTCAGTCGGGTTCGGTCACCATCGACGGGCAGGATGTACGCCATGTCACACAGGAAAGTCTGCGTAAAACCATCGGCATGGTGCCGCAGGATACCGTGTTGTTCAACGACACCATTGCTTACAATATCCGCTATGGCCGTACCGATGCGAATGACACGGAAGTGGAACGCGCTGCGGAGCTGGCGCAGATTGCAGGCTTCATCAAACATCTGCCCGAAGGCTATGGAGCGATGGTTGGCGAACGTGGCTTGAAATTGTCTGGCGGCGAGAAGCAGCGTGTAGCGATTGCCCGTACCATCCTCAAGGCACCGCCGATCCTGATTCTCGATGAGGCGACGTCCGCACTTGATACGGCGACCGAGCAGGAAATCCAGTCTGCACTTGATATCGTCAGCCGCGGGCGCACGACTCTCGTAATCGCGCATCGTCTTTCAACGGTGATTGGTACTGACGAGATCATCGTGCTCAAAGACGGCCAGATCGCCGAACGCGGCACGCATCGCGAATTATTGCTGCATAAGGGGCTTTATGCCTCAATGTGGGATCGCCAGCTTGAGGCAAGTGCGGCCGAAGAACGCCTGCGTCAGGTGCGCGAAAGCGACGATCTCGGCGTGGTGCAGCGCGGCGCACCGGCGGCGGAATAA
- the radA gene encoding DNA repair protein RadA: MAKARIQFICQNCGSVHTRWAGKCDGCGEWNTLVEEGTNSGIGGGPGAILSKRKGRAVALTSLSGDIEDAPRIISGISELDRVTGGGFVRGSALLIGGDPGIGKSTLLTQAAAALANRGHRIVYVSGEEAVAQIRLRAQRLGVAGSSVELAAETNVEDILATLADGKRPDLVILDSIQTLWTDMADSAPGTVTQVRSSAQALIRYAKQTGAAVVLVGHVTKDGQIAGPRVVEHMVDGVLYFEGEGGHQYRILRTVKNRFGPTDEIGVFEMSDGGLREVLNPSELFLGERNAKAPGAAVFAGMEGTRPVLVEIQALVAPSSLGTPRRAVVGWDGGRLAMILAVLESHCGVRFGQHDVYLNVAGGYRISEPAADIAVAAALVSSMAGIALPPDCVYFGEISLSGAVRAVTHAVQRLKEAQKLGFTQAEVPGGSGELWKDRNFRLMETVALADLVARIAASGTSPQ; encoded by the coding sequence ATGGCCAAGGCGCGTATTCAGTTTATCTGCCAGAATTGTGGTTCAGTGCATACGCGCTGGGCGGGCAAGTGCGACGGTTGCGGCGAGTGGAACACGCTGGTCGAAGAAGGCACCAACAGCGGCATCGGCGGCGGGCCGGGTGCGATCCTGTCCAAACGCAAGGGACGTGCCGTAGCACTGACCTCACTCTCCGGCGATATCGAGGATGCACCACGCATCATTTCCGGTATTTCCGAACTCGACCGCGTCACGGGTGGTGGCTTCGTACGTGGCTCGGCCTTGCTGATCGGTGGTGATCCGGGCATCGGCAAATCGACACTTCTGACACAAGCCGCAGCGGCTCTCGCCAATCGCGGCCATCGCATCGTCTATGTGTCTGGTGAAGAGGCGGTGGCGCAAATCAGGCTGCGCGCACAAAGGCTTGGTGTTGCAGGATCATCGGTCGAGCTTGCGGCGGAGACCAATGTCGAGGATATTCTGGCAACCCTCGCCGATGGCAAGCGGCCGGATCTGGTCATTCTGGATTCGATCCAGACGCTATGGACCGACATGGCCGATTCGGCACCGGGAACAGTCACACAGGTGCGTTCTTCCGCGCAGGCGCTCATCCGCTATGCCAAGCAGACAGGTGCAGCTGTAGTGCTGGTTGGTCACGTCACCAAGGACGGTCAGATTGCAGGCCCGCGTGTGGTTGAGCATATGGTCGACGGCGTTCTCTATTTCGAGGGCGAAGGCGGGCATCAATATCGAATCCTGCGCACCGTCAAAAACCGTTTCGGCCCCACCGACGAGATCGGCGTCTTCGAAATGTCCGACGGAGGCCTGCGTGAAGTCTTGAACCCCTCCGAACTCTTTTTGGGCGAGCGCAACGCAAAAGCACCTGGCGCCGCCGTCTTCGCCGGCATGGAAGGCACAAGACCGGTGCTGGTGGAAATACAGGCACTCGTGGCTCCCTCCTCGCTCGGCACACCGCGCCGCGCAGTCGTGGGCTGGGACGGGGGACGGCTTGCCATGATTCTTGCAGTGCTTGAATCCCATTGCGGTGTGCGTTTTGGCCAACATGACGTCTATCTCAATGTCGCGGGTGGCTATCGCATCAGCGAGCCAGCAGCCGATATCGCAGTGGCAGCGGCGCTGGTTTCCTCCATGGCCGGTATTGCGCTTCCGCCAGATTGTGTTTATTTCGGCGAAATCAGCCTTTCCGGTGCTGTTCGCGCAGTCACCCATGCGGTACAAAGACTGAAAGAAGCTCAAAAGCTTGGCTTTACCCAGGCGGAAGTGCCTGGCGGCAGTGGCGAACTGTGGAAAGATCGTAACTTCCGCCTGATGGAAACCGTCGCTCTGGCCGATCTTGTCGCGCGCATTGCTGCTTCGGGCACCAGCCCGCAGTAA
- the purF gene encoding amidophosphoribosyltransferase, giving the protein MSQHSHDETPFMLDDDTLHEECGVFGILGHEDAAALTALGLHALQHRGQEAAGIVSYHNRRFHSERHMGLVGDHFTDPTTLSRLPGDRAMGHVRYSTTGETILRNVQPLFAELEVGGIAIAHNGNFTNGITLRKQLIASGAIFQATSDTEVVLHLIARSRFSSSSERFVNAIRQVEGGYAMLALTRTKLIAARDPVGIRPLVMGELDGKPIFCSETCALDIIGAKYVRDVENGEIIICEIQKDGSITTECIKPNAQQPERLCLFEYVYFARPDSVVGGRSVYVARKNMGHELAKEAPLEADVVVPVPDGGTPAALGFAQASGIPFEYGIIRNHYVGRTFIEPTQQIRALGVKLKHSANRAMIEGKRVVLVDDSIVRGTTSVKIVQMIRDAGAKEVHIRVASPMIYHPDFYGIDTPHADKLLANQYDSLEDMCRYIGADSLAFLSIDGLYKAVGGSPRDPQAPAFTDHYFTGEYPTRLLDQQGESNIHTLSLLASNG; this is encoded by the coding sequence ATGTCCCAACATTCGCATGATGAAACCCCGTTTATGCTGGATGATGACACCCTGCATGAAGAGTGCGGCGTATTTGGTATTCTCGGCCATGAAGACGCAGCCGCACTCACCGCGCTCGGCCTGCACGCATTGCAGCATCGTGGGCAGGAAGCCGCTGGCATCGTCTCCTATCACAATCGCCGCTTTCATTCCGAACGCCACATGGGGCTGGTCGGCGATCATTTCACCGACCCTACAACGCTAAGCCGCCTGCCCGGCGACCGCGCCATGGGCCACGTACGTTATTCCACCACCGGCGAGACGATCCTGCGCAATGTGCAGCCCTTGTTTGCCGAACTGGAAGTCGGCGGCATCGCCATTGCGCATAACGGTAATTTCACCAACGGCATCACGCTGCGCAAGCAGCTGATTGCGTCGGGCGCCATCTTTCAGGCTACCTCCGACACTGAAGTCGTGCTGCACCTGATTGCACGCTCGCGCTTTTCGTCGTCTTCCGAGCGTTTCGTCAATGCGATCCGTCAGGTCGAAGGCGGCTATGCCATGCTGGCGCTGACGCGCACCAAGCTGATTGCCGCGCGTGATCCGGTCGGCATCCGCCCATTGGTGATGGGCGAACTCGACGGCAAGCCGATCTTTTGTTCAGAAACCTGTGCTCTCGACATCATCGGCGCGAAATATGTGCGCGACGTGGAAAACGGCGAGATCATCATCTGCGAAATCCAGAAAGACGGCTCGATCACCACCGAGTGCATTAAACCGAACGCACAGCAGCCCGAACGCCTCTGCCTGTTTGAATATGTCTATTTCGCCCGTCCTGATTCGGTTGTCGGCGGTCGCAGCGTCTATGTGGCACGCAAGAACATGGGCCATGAGCTTGCCAAGGAAGCCCCGCTCGAAGCCGATGTCGTCGTCCCCGTACCCGATGGCGGCACACCGGCGGCGCTTGGTTTTGCACAGGCGAGCGGCATTCCGTTTGAATATGGCATCATCCGCAATCATTATGTCGGACGCACCTTTATCGAGCCGACGCAACAGATCCGGGCGCTTGGCGTTAAACTCAAGCACTCCGCCAATCGTGCCATGATCGAAGGCAAGCGCGTAGTTCTGGTCGACGATTCCATCGTACGCGGAACCACATCCGTCAAGATCGTGCAGATGATCCGCGATGCGGGTGCCAAAGAAGTACATATCCGTGTGGCAAGCCCGATGATTTACCATCCGGATTTCTATGGCATCGATACGCCGCATGCCGACAAGCTGCTCGCCAACCAATATGACAGCCTTGAAGATATGTGCCGTTATATCGGCGCGGATTCGCTGGCATTCCTGTCGATTGACGGGCTTTACAAGGCGGTTGGCGGAAGCCCTCGCGATCCGCAGGCTCCCGCTTTCACAGATCATTATTTCACGGGCGAATACCCGACCCGCCTGCTCGATCAACAAGGCGAAAGCAATATCCACACACTGTCGCTGCTTGCTAGCAACGGCTGA
- a CDS encoding SDR family NAD(P)-dependent oxidoreductase, producing MAIDLEGRLALVTGASRGIGYFLSLELAKRGAHVIAVARTVGGLEELDDEIRKNGGSATLVPLDITDMEAIDRLGGSIHERWGKLDILVANAGVLGTISPIGHVEAKTFDKVMNVNVTSVWRLIRSTDPLLRASDAGRAILLSSSVAHSARAFWAPYAASKAAVEVMARSWAEETKQMKLKVNSVNPGATRTAMRAQAMPGEDPETLPTPQSVAEKIIKLANPALDVTGKLYDVRQDRFLDYHLPS from the coding sequence ATGGCTATCGACCTTGAAGGCCGGCTGGCTTTGGTAACAGGTGCCTCGCGCGGTATCGGCTATTTTCTTTCGCTCGAACTTGCCAAGCGCGGCGCGCATGTGATCGCGGTCGCCCGCACCGTTGGCGGGCTTGAAGAACTCGACGACGAAATCCGCAAAAATGGTGGCAGCGCCACGCTGGTTCCTCTCGACATCACCGATATGGAAGCCATTGACCGGCTGGGCGGTTCGATCCATGAGCGTTGGGGCAAACTTGATATTCTGGTCGCCAATGCCGGAGTTCTTGGCACCATCTCGCCGATCGGCCATGTCGAGGCCAAGACGTTTGACAAGGTGATGAATGTCAATGTCACCAGTGTCTGGCGATTGATCCGCTCAACCGACCCGCTTTTGCGCGCATCTGATGCCGGACGGGCAATCCTGCTATCCTCAAGCGTTGCGCATTCCGCACGCGCCTTCTGGGCGCCCTATGCGGCCTCCAAGGCGGCGGTCGAAGTGATGGCACGAAGCTGGGCCGAGGAGACTAAGCAGATGAAGCTCAAGGTCAACTCGGTCAATCCGGGTGCGACCCGCACCGCGATGCGTGCACAGGCTATGCCCGGCGAAGATCCTGAAACGCTCCCTACCCCGCAATCGGTGGCCGAAAAGATCATAAAGCTTGCCAATCCGGCGCTCGACGTCACCGGCAAACTCTACGATGTCAGGCAGGACCGTTTTCTCGACTATCATCTGCCGTCGTGA
- a CDS encoding AzlC family ABC transporter permease, with the protein MKKKPISDLWAGMRTMMPLVAAVIPIGAIYGAVAASKGLSLAEITLMSAVVFAGSAQFVAMDIWTHPASWSGVGFAALLVNLRFILLSASIGRHMQTFTGWSKYLAVLFLTDESWAMAELKVRNGKLTPLYFAGLVMPFYAAWVLASFLGALVGDTLGDPAVIGLDFAFPAVFIVLIMKFWKGPQTGLILLASAIAAVVTNRYLPGVWYIAAGAAAGLLVASLYGRKEVQENGQ; encoded by the coding sequence ATGAAGAAGAAACCCATTTCAGACCTCTGGGCGGGCATGCGCACGATGATGCCTCTTGTGGCCGCCGTTATTCCCATCGGCGCAATTTATGGCGCGGTCGCCGCGAGCAAGGGATTGTCGCTCGCGGAAATTACCTTGATGAGCGCTGTGGTTTTTGCCGGAAGTGCACAATTCGTCGCTATGGATATCTGGACCCATCCGGCAAGCTGGTCGGGGGTGGGTTTTGCTGCGCTGCTGGTCAATCTGCGCTTCATCCTGCTTTCCGCCTCCATTGGTCGCCACATGCAGACCTTTACCGGTTGGAGCAAATATCTGGCGGTGCTTTTCCTGACCGATGAAAGCTGGGCGATGGCCGAGCTGAAAGTGCGGAACGGGAAACTCACGCCGCTTTATTTTGCAGGGCTTGTCATGCCCTTTTATGCGGCTTGGGTTCTCGCTTCTTTTCTCGGCGCACTTGTCGGCGATACACTTGGCGACCCGGCGGTGATCGGTCTTGATTTTGCTTTTCCAGCTGTGTTCATCGTGCTGATCATGAAGTTCTGGAAGGGGCCGCAAACGGGTCTGATCCTGCTTGCAAGTGCCATTGCTGCCGTTGTTACCAATCGTTACCTGCCTGGCGTGTGGTATATCGCAGCCGGTGCCGCGGCAGGCCTTCTGGTTGCCAGCTTGTACGGGCGCAAAGAAGTGCAGGAGAATGGGCAATGA
- a CDS encoding AAA family ATPase — translation MENNVQNFIVISGGPGSGKSTLIDALERQGFARSIEAGRAIIRHQMRIGGTALPWIDRALFAELMLCWEMRSYDLAQQNDGPVFFDRSVPDVIGYLTLCGLPVPAAMEEAARVFRYNKTVFLAPPWLEIFAQDSERKQDFAEAVRTFEAMEKTYLSYGYEVALLPKASVEKRVDFITQKISSVFR, via the coding sequence ATGGAAAACAACGTTCAAAATTTTATCGTTATCAGCGGCGGACCCGGATCTGGCAAAAGCACGCTGATCGATGCGCTCGAACGACAGGGCTTTGCTAGAAGCATCGAAGCCGGTCGCGCCATCATCCGTCATCAAATGCGGATCGGCGGAACAGCCTTGCCATGGATAGACCGCGCCTTGTTTGCGGAGCTGATGCTTTGTTGGGAAATGCGCTCCTACGATCTTGCGCAACAAAACGATGGCCCCGTGTTCTTCGACCGAAGCGTACCGGACGTGATCGGCTATCTGACACTCTGCGGCCTGCCAGTGCCAGCCGCTATGGAAGAAGCCGCACGCGTGTTCCGCTATAACAAGACGGTATTTCTGGCTCCGCCATGGCTGGAGATTTTTGCGCAGGACAGTGAGCGCAAGCAGGATTTTGCCGAAGCCGTGCGCACTTTTGAGGCGATGGAGAAAACCTACTTGAGCTATGGATATGAAGTCGCGCTTCTGCCGAAAGCATCGGTCGAGAAGCGTGTGGATTTCATCACGCAAAAAATATCGTCAGTTTTCCGCTGA
- a CDS encoding Ig-like domain-containing protein has translation MQKNSYGLIGAGLVAVLVGLGLYWNATQSGPQSPASDTAVMASNADAGGQTKPQASELDTKQPEAEPSRKAQQPASDKAASSGETVKDGEDSQTPKKQESEVSAQQVKTPVFDILRVDRDGSVVIAGKATPNSNVEVVAGARVVGAAKAGANGDFAVVLDNPLKPGDHQLVLRARNESRAVTSAETAIVSVPATEDGQVLALVEAPGQASRLITRPDTKPAAQSTASATAPDAAKSEPDAPTAPIAIEAVEIEGGTVFVAGKAEGGSRVIVHANAILLGAAALSPEGRFLIESPKDLPVADYIVRADLLDNSDRVIATARVPFRRDEGANIAAVAPGEGRSRVSADDEAAPLQKAQGSVIIRKGDNLWTISKRTYGKGARYTTIYLANRDQIGNPDLILPGQVFTMPKEALSPEEAERRLRGPLQ, from the coding sequence ATGCAGAAAAATAGCTATGGATTGATCGGTGCAGGCCTCGTGGCCGTGCTGGTCGGGTTAGGCCTTTACTGGAATGCCACGCAATCCGGTCCACAGTCCCCTGCGTCCGATACGGCGGTTATGGCAAGCAATGCCGATGCCGGTGGTCAGACAAAACCGCAGGCATCCGAGCTAGACACAAAGCAGCCCGAAGCAGAGCCTTCTCGGAAGGCGCAGCAACCAGCCAGTGACAAAGCGGCTTCATCGGGCGAAACGGTGAAGGATGGCGAGGATTCCCAAACGCCGAAAAAACAGGAAAGTGAGGTGTCGGCGCAACAGGTAAAGACGCCGGTCTTCGATATATTACGCGTTGATCGCGATGGTTCTGTCGTCATAGCAGGCAAGGCCACGCCCAATTCTAATGTCGAGGTGGTGGCTGGCGCGCGCGTTGTAGGTGCGGCCAAAGCTGGCGCCAATGGTGATTTCGCGGTCGTGCTTGATAATCCGCTGAAACCCGGCGACCATCAATTGGTCCTGCGCGCGCGCAATGAAAGCCGCGCCGTTACTTCAGCGGAGACTGCCATCGTCTCGGTGCCTGCAACTGAGGATGGGCAGGTTCTGGCGCTTGTCGAAGCGCCGGGTCAGGCAAGCCGCCTGATAACGCGACCTGACACAAAACCTGCTGCTCAGAGCACTGCTTCCGCGACTGCGCCGGACGCTGCTAAATCCGAACCGGATGCGCCAACTGCGCCAATCGCCATCGAGGCAGTCGAGATAGAAGGTGGTACCGTCTTCGTGGCAGGCAAGGCCGAGGGTGGTAGCCGTGTCATCGTCCATGCCAATGCCATTCTTTTGGGGGCTGCAGCCCTTTCTCCCGAAGGCCGGTTTCTGATCGAAAGCCCTAAGGATTTGCCGGTTGCCGATTATATTGTGCGTGCTGATTTGCTCGATAATTCGGATCGTGTGATCGCCACAGCGCGCGTACCCTTCCGCCGTGATGAAGGTGCCAATATTGCGGCGGTTGCACCTGGTGAAGGGAGAAGCAGAGTGTCGGCGGATGACGAAGCCGCGCCGCTGCAAAAAGCCCAAGGCTCGGTGATCATTCGCAAGGGAGATAATCTCTGGACGATCTCCAAGCGTACTTACGGTAAAGGTGCGCGCTATACGACTATCTATCTCGCCAACCGCGACCAGATTGGCAACCCAGACCTGATCCTGCCGGGGCAGGTGTTCACCATGCCAAAAGAAGCGCTGTCGCCGGAAGAAGCGGAGCGTCGCCTGCGCGGACCTTTGCAATAA
- a CDS encoding phosphatidylserine decarboxylase yields MRYITAKRKEQAMSLSDTIRNTFVPIHREGYPFIAGFFVVSLILGWLWNPLFWIGLVLTIWCIYFYRDPERVTPVHDDLVISPADGKVSFVGLAVPPAELDLGIVPMMRVSVFMNVFSVHINRSPVRGSIEKIVHRPGKFLNAELDKASTDNERNSVLILNERGKFGVVQIAGLVARRIVCWSREADTLSVGERFGLIRFGSRVDVYLPDGASVRVAVGQTAVAGETVLAEFGREGNEPVVRVA; encoded by the coding sequence ATGCGCTACATAACGGCCAAACGCAAGGAACAAGCAATGAGCCTGTCAGACACTATTCGTAATACATTTGTGCCGATCCATCGTGAAGGCTACCCGTTTATTGCCGGGTTTTTCGTGGTCTCGCTCATTCTGGGCTGGCTGTGGAATCCCTTGTTCTGGATCGGTCTGGTGCTCACCATCTGGTGCATCTATTTCTACCGCGACCCCGAACGCGTGACCCCTGTCCATGACGATCTCGTCATCAGCCCGGCTGACGGCAAGGTTTCTTTCGTGGGGCTTGCCGTTCCGCCTGCCGAGCTTGATCTGGGCATAGTCCCCATGATGCGGGTTTCTGTGTTCATGAATGTCTTTTCGGTGCATATCAACCGCTCGCCGGTACGGGGAAGCATCGAAAAGATCGTGCACCGCCCCGGAAAATTCCTCAATGCGGAACTCGACAAGGCCAGCACCGACAATGAACGCAACTCGGTGCTTATTCTCAACGAGCGTGGGAAATTCGGCGTGGTGCAGATTGCGGGCCTTGTGGCACGGCGCATTGTCTGCTGGTCACGTGAAGCCGATACGCTTTCGGTCGGGGAGCGTTTTGGCCTGATCCGCTTTGGTTCACGCGTTGATGTCTACCTGCCGGATGGGGCCAGTGTACGGGTCGCGGTCGGGCAGACGGCCGTGGCCGGTGAAACGGTTCTGGCCGAATTTGGCCGCGAAGGCAACGAACCTGTCGTGCGGGTTGCGTGA